Proteins encoded by one window of Lathyrus oleraceus cultivar Zhongwan6 chromosome 1, CAAS_Psat_ZW6_1.0, whole genome shotgun sequence:
- the LOC127115720 gene encoding altered inheritance of mitochondria protein 3-like — MNYSRCPRHCITQYRNLLDHLRPADFIWRPYLNMDHEHQINPEDATVWTTCTPIIRFTTVELHNTDRVKLQFGMVQNIPDPPASLGEWHMRKVNDQWNYNPWQTFARSECRKWKHRHDHVLTDAVMPNEVKPSRTYMAWYRSVGFQFIADDMYLYDPRQTSYTQEGSTSNPQQHSQPGYSQPPIRQTFCSTNTQTYNQNMPFTQPQNQERPPYHHQQMDHQPSTEHRFAPTPSPYQSRLTQNTNRPITYRSQEPQTSQYQNIPQPYLFQTPQQPFQPFLDPSLSPMSPFNRPGRPSMSQPHPNFSGMGHELSYAGTPSLNTEDYAELAEYLNGSSPVGGNDAPGPSDEQTPVQNRQRGLGPRVRVARGCGTGGRLGDPDHHH, encoded by the exons atgaattacagcagatgtccgagacattgtattactcaatatcgcaacctgttggatcaccttcgaccggcagac ttcatttggcgtccataccttaatatggatcatgagcatcagatcaaccctgaagacgcaaccgtatggacaacatgcacaccgataatacggttcacaacagtggagctgcacaacaccgaccgtgtgaagctgcagtttggtatggtccagaatatcccagatcccccagctagcctaggagaatggcatatgcgtaaagtgaacgaccaatggaactacaacccttggcaaaccttcgcaagatcagagtgtcgcaagtggaagcaccgtcatgaccatgtcttaactgacgcagtcatgccaaatgaggtaaaaccaagtcgtacttatatggcttggtatagatcagttggatttcaattcatcgccgatgatatgtacctctacgacccacgccagacaagttacacacaagaaggatcaacatctaacccccaacaacattctcagcccggttactcacaaccacctatccgacaaactttctgttccacaaacacacaaacatacaaccaaaacatgccattcacccaaccccaaaaccaagaacgtcccccataccaccaccaacaaatggaccatcaaccttcgaccgaacatcgcttcgcacccacaccatcaccctaccaaagtcgccttacccaaaacactaatcgccccatcacctaccgtagccaagaaccccaaacatcacaataccaaaacatcccacaaccatatctcttccaaacaccccaacaacctttccaacctttcctagacccatcattgtcacccatgtcccccttcaaccgtcccggtcgcccatccatgagtcaaccacaccccaacttctctggcatgggtcatgagctcagctacgccggtacaccatcattgaatactgaagactatgctgagttggctgaatacctcaacggatcttctcctgtaggaggtaatgacgctcctggaccatcagatgaacaaacaccggtgcagaatcgtcaacgtgggttagggccaagggttagggtagctaggggatgtgggaccggaggtcggctaggtgatcccgatcatcaccattag